A region of Chiroxiphia lanceolata isolate bChiLan1 chromosome 23, bChiLan1.pri, whole genome shotgun sequence DNA encodes the following proteins:
- the NNMT gene encoding nicotinamide N-methyltransferase isoform X1 gives MDAPAIFTEADFYQQNFDPQAYLKEYYSMSDGQEGANVFLTQNLKSLHKMFSLDGLRGGTLIDVGCGPTIYQLLSACERFQEIIALDYTDQNRRELERWLRNEEGAFDWVPVVKYVCELEGDREKWAEKQEKVRKKVKQVLKCDVTRANPTGAVSLPPADCIVSTLCLEGACKDLPTFRSALRNIGTLVKPGGHLVLVTVLGETYYAFNKQVFSCLRLEKHEVEAAVEAAGFEVTFSEAQPYAVSEERTDCQGTLGLVARRRPSV, from the exons ATGGACGCACCAGCGATCTTCACGGAGGCGGATTTTTACCAGCAGAATTTCGACCCTCAGGCATATCTGAAAGAATATTACAGCATGAGTGACGGCCAGGAAGGGGCAAACGTGTTTCTGACACAAAACTTGAAGAGCCTGCACAAAATGTTCTCCTTAG ACGGGCTGAGAGGTGGCACCCTGATAGATGTCGGCTGTGGCCCCACCATCTACCAGCTTCTATCTGCTTGTGAGCGCTTCCAGGAGATTATTGCCCTGGACTACACCGACCAGAACCGCCGGGAGCTGGAGAGGTGGCTGAGGAACGAAGAAGGAGCCTTTGACTGGGTGCCAGTGGTGAAATACGTCTGTGAGCTGGAAGGGGACAG GGAGAAGTGGGCTGAGAAACAGGAGAAAGTGAGGAAGAAGGTGAAGCAGGTTCTGAAGTGCGACGTGACCAGAGCCAACCCCACGGGCGCTGTGTCCCTGCCACCAGCCGACTGCATCGTCTCCACCCTGTGCCTGGAGGGCGCCTGCAAGGACCTGCCCACCTTCCGCAGCGCCCTGAGGAACATCGGGACCCTCGTGAAGCCCGGGGGGCACCTGGTGCTGGTGACCGTCCTCGGGGAAACCTACTACGCCTTCAACAAGCAGGTTTTCTCGTGCCTCCGCCTGGAGAAACACGAGGTGGAGGCAGCTGTGGAGGCTGCTGGCTTTGAGGTGACGTTCAGCGAGGCGCAGCCGTACGCGGTGAGCGAGGAGCGCACGGACTGCCAGGGTACGCTCGGCCTGGTGGCACGCAGGCGTCCCTCCGTGTAG
- the RBM7 gene encoding RNA-binding protein 7, whose product MGAAAAEANRTLFVGNLDPKVTEEIIFELFHQAGPVITVKIPKDRDGRPKQFAFVNFKHEVSVPYGLQLLNGIKLYGRPMRIQFRSGSSHAAQDTSLSCSPLGAAGTIPPGMPHLASNCSRYERVTEGMASMGFPPSLQRQAVMNSMARQQPQFGSKYEQPSFAPPAYPHAFHAPPPGSPLPRRPEGPVLRKGRLAAHPYPPDSRHFGRERFGPDYGRGKRDDYGFDERGHDAEHHYRGGRDEPYNDRHRDGWSHDYDHRRESYREAKWHPSRH is encoded by the exons AtgggggcggcggcggccgaggCGAACCGGACGCTCTTCGTGGGCAACCTGGACCCAAAGGTCACCGAGGAGATCATCTTCGAGCTCTTCCACCAG GCGGGGCCCGTGATCACCGTGAAGATCCCGAAGGACCGGGACGGACGACCCAAGCAGTTCGCCTTCGTCAATTTCAAACACGAGGTGTCGGTGCCGTAcgggctgcagctgctcaacGGGATCAAGCTGTACGGGCGGCCCATGCGCATCCAGTTCCGATCAG GGAGCAGtcatgcagcccaggacacaagTCTATCCTGTTCCCCGCTCGGAGCTGCTGGCACCATTCCTCCTGGAATGCCACATCTAGCCTCCAACTGCAGCAG atACGAGAGGGTTACCGAGGGCATGGCTTCCATGGGGTTCCCGCCGAGCCTGCAGAGACAAGCGGTG aTGAACAGCATGGCACGGCAGCAGCCCCAGTTCGGCAGCAAGTACGAGCAGCCCAGCTTCGCCCCTCCCGCCTACCCCCACGCCTTCCACGCCCCGCCACCGGGCTCCCCTTTGCCGCGGCGCCCCGAGGGGCCGGTGCTGCGCAAGGGCCGGCTGGCCGCCCACCCCTACCCGCCGGACAGCCGGCACTTCGGCCGCGAGCGCTTTGGCCCCGACTACGGCCGCGGCAAGCGGGACGACTACGGCTTCGACGAGAGGGGCCACGACGCCGAGCACCACTACCGGGGCGGCCGGGACGAGCCCTACAACGACAGGCACCGGGACGGCTGGAGCCACGACTACGACCACCGCAGGGAGAGCTACAGGGAGGCCAAGTGGCACCCGTCGCGGCACTGA
- the REXO2 gene encoding oligoribonuclease, mitochondrial has protein sequence MLGGGRAGLGRLRSCAGRLWRGRRRAAAMAGGDMGQRMVWVDLEMTGLDVEKDQILEMACLITDCDLNVLAEGPNLIINQPDELLESMSEWCKEHHGKSGLTKAVKESKISLQQAEYEFLSFVRQQTPPGLCPLAGNSVHADKKFLDKYMPQFMRHLHYRIVDVSTVKELCRRWYPEEYEFAPKKAASHRALDDIRESIKELQFYRDHIFKRKTDEKKRKLIENGESDKAAS, from the exons ATGCTgggcggcggccgcgccggCCTGGGCCGCCTGCGGAGCTGCGCCGGGCGGCTGtggcggggccggcggcgggcggcggccaTGGCCGGCGGCGACATGGGGCAGCGCATGGTCTGGGTGGACCTGGAG ATGACGGGCCTGGACGTGGAGAAGGACCAGATCCTGGAGATGGCGTGTCTGATCACCGACTGCGACCTCAACGTGTTGGCCGAG ggcCCGAACCTGATTATCAACCAGCCCGACGAGCTGCTGGAGAGCATGTCCGAGTGGTGCAAGGAGCATCACGGGAAG TCTGGCCTTACTAAGGCTGTGAAGGAGAGTAAAATCTCATTGCAGCAAGCAGAGTACGAGTTCCTGTCCTTCGTGCGGCAGCAGACACCCCCGGGGCTCTGTCCTCTCGCAG GTAACTCTGTTCATGCAGATAAGAAATTCCTTGACAAATACATGCCGCAGTTCATGAGGCACCTTCATTACAGGATCGTTGATGTGAGCACTGTCAAGGAACTTTGCAG GCGCTGGTATCCAGAGGAATATGAGTTCGCACCAAAGAAGGCAGCTTCTCACAG AGCACTCGATGACATCAGGGAAAGCATCAAAGAACTCCAGTTCTACAGAGACCACATCTTCAAGAGGAAAACggatgagaagaaaaggaaactgattGAGAACGGGGAGAGCGATAAAGCTGCCAGCTGA
- the NNMT gene encoding nicotinamide N-methyltransferase isoform X2, which yields MDAPAIFTEADFYQQNFDPQAYLKEYYSMSDGQEGANVFLTQNLKSLHKMFSLDGLRGGTLIDVGCGPTIYQLLSACERFQEIIALDYTDQNRRELERWLRNEEGAFDWVPVVKYVCELEGDREKWAEKQEKVRKKVKQVLKCDVTRANPTGAVSLPPADCIVSTLCLEGACKDLPTFRSALRNIGTLVKPGGHLVLVTVLGETYYAFNKQVFSCLRLEKHEVEAAVEAAGFEVTFSEAQPYAA from the exons ATGGACGCACCAGCGATCTTCACGGAGGCGGATTTTTACCAGCAGAATTTCGACCCTCAGGCATATCTGAAAGAATATTACAGCATGAGTGACGGCCAGGAAGGGGCAAACGTGTTTCTGACACAAAACTTGAAGAGCCTGCACAAAATGTTCTCCTTAG ACGGGCTGAGAGGTGGCACCCTGATAGATGTCGGCTGTGGCCCCACCATCTACCAGCTTCTATCTGCTTGTGAGCGCTTCCAGGAGATTATTGCCCTGGACTACACCGACCAGAACCGCCGGGAGCTGGAGAGGTGGCTGAGGAACGAAGAAGGAGCCTTTGACTGGGTGCCAGTGGTGAAATACGTCTGTGAGCTGGAAGGGGACAG GGAGAAGTGGGCTGAGAAACAGGAGAAAGTGAGGAAGAAGGTGAAGCAGGTTCTGAAGTGCGACGTGACCAGAGCCAACCCCACGGGCGCTGTGTCCCTGCCACCAGCCGACTGCATCGTCTCCACCCTGTGCCTGGAGGGCGCCTGCAAGGACCTGCCCACCTTCCGCAGCGCCCTGAGGAACATCGGGACCCTCGTGAAGCCCGGGGGGCACCTGGTGCTGGTGACCGTCCTCGGGGAAACCTACTACGCCTTCAACAAGCAGGTTTTCTCGTGCCTCCGCCTGGAGAAACACGAGGTGGAGGCAGCTGTGGAGGCTGCTGGCTTTGAGGTGACGTTCAGCGAGGCGCAGCCGTACGCG GCCTGA